The genomic DNA ACAAATGCTCATCACTACGTACGACGAGCTTTGGAGGAAGATATATACCATGTGCGGGCCCTTTGTCGAGGTATACACGCCAGGTTTGTCGGTAGACGAGTCACGGACCACGCAGTACAAGGCCTGCTCAGTCGTGCAGCTGATGCACCAGTCCGTACGCGATTTCCTTTGCGGCGGTCATGCAGCCGGAGACCTGCACTTCCCATGGGCCGTTGCGGTGCGCCTGGTGGAGAAGAACCTGGGTCACTATTTGGAGCTGGTGGCTCGTGATGGCGAGCGAAATCTCAGGCTTGGCCCGCGGCTCCCGGAAGAGATGGTTGGACGTCTCAgcgagcagcgcctgctGCAACTGGCTctcaacctcgtcgaggcaggTAGTGGCTCCGGGAAGAGAATGCGAGGGCTGGTTGGCAACTGGATCCTCGAGCCTGCGCCCAAAGGATCTAAAGAGGAGCTCCTCGTGGACGCCATCGAGGACTACCTGATTGTGGGGGAGAGCAGGTTCAATCCGCAGACCGCAGTGAACATGTTGAGTCTCGGACGCCTCTTCTATCACGCCTGCAAGGAAGGCCTAGCCACTGCGGTGCGCAACCTGTTGTTGTTGAACTGGCTGGTGCTGAACGAAGTAAGACATCCATTCGATGCCATCCTCTTTGGGTGCATTTACTTcgcagcatcgacgagcgGGGACCCGAACATGACCGTTGCATTGCAGTTGCCCAAGGTTGCGCCGAAATTGCCCAGCTCGCCACGTCCAAATCTCAAAGACCCGGGGCTCTTTTCTCCGGTAACTCCTGAAAGGTGGAGGGAGACGGTACTGGCGGATGACGAACCGGAACTTGAACCCGAGGCTACGCTTTCAAAGATGgacacggcgtcgtcgtcgtcatcatcatcatcatcatcatcatcggaGACGGCAGTGGACAACCCCGATGAGCCGGTCCGGGTAAGGAGACGTCGACCAACGGTTCCGGCCAGTCCACCATTCGACCAGGTGTCTGAAAAGGACGAGAAAAGGTACTACTCGTCATGGGACTCGCATGCGAGGTGGCACTCGCAGGCCTGGACGGTTGAGCTCACCGTGAAAAGGGGCCCGGGAGGGACACACACAACGACGCATTCAGTTACGTTCAAGCAATGGTGTCGCTTCTTGGATATTCTTTGCGGGAGCAAGAGTCGCGagctgcgtcggcgagggcaggGAACCGAGGTCTGCGTGGTTGGACcgagcgcgccgctgccgcagcacgaggaggggggagggtcgGCGAGTGCAATTTGCGAAGAGATGAGCGATATGCATCTTGAACATGAAGACGAGGGTGAGCAGATTGAAGTTCCGCTTGAGGATGTCGAGGATGCGGTGTTGGCGTCACTAGAGTTGGGGAACAACCGGACTGGGATAGGGGTAAAGTAGGAGGACCACTCGTTCAGATGGAAGAGTCTCACCGCGTGGTCGGACCTATAATCTATACCTCACCCTCTTTCGTCCAATCTATTGAATACCTTTATTTTCCTCCGCACCCCTTTTCGGTCCCTTTCCAGTGAATGTGGATGAAGCCCAGGCAATCAACCCATCGCCCTTTAGGTAGACAGAGCTGAGTGCTTAGTCCGTCTGGTCTAGGCTCCAGAGATCCGTGATATGAGAGAGCGCCGCATCACAAAAGCCCCGTCtgttgcagcagcacgtccgtcatggccgtgccgttgccgctgctgcggttgACCtcgggcgcgctgctcgtcagCAGGTAGCCGTACTCGACGCTGCAGAAGCtgagccgccggcgcgtctCGTTCCACCACTCGTGCGCTGCGATCAGCTCCTcgcgcgtgcgcgtcgcGTCGACCACGACGGTGACCCAAAAGGGCGTGGTGTCGCGCAGCATCGTCATGACGAAGCGCTGGTGGTCGTACCACGTCTCGGTgatggcctgcctgctcaCCCACCCtctgtcgtcggcgtcccaCTCGTCGAGCCGCTCCCGCATCTGTAGaatctcctcggccagcgtctcgtcgtcgtattcgtcgtcgtcgtcgtcgtcgtcgtcgtcgtcgtggtgctcGTCCGAGCTTCGTTGGTCTGAACCGcccacctcgtcgtcgtcgtcgagcgcgcgccgctgctgtcgctgccgctgcctctCCTCCGCGGCGTCCAGCACTTCCTGCATGAGCGCCCGGTCgtgcgcccgcgcggcgacATGGTCCTCGTGCGCGAGGCGCATCCTGTCGAGCCCGTACAGCAGGAAATATGCCCCCAGGGCGTAGTTCCCCGCCCAGTCCCTCGCCAGCCTGATCTCGGTGACCATGGCATTGCGCTTCTGCATGCGCTCGTACCTCTCAAACGACTCCCTGAAGCCGAGAACGTCCATGAGCATGGCCGGAGGGGCCTcgtgccggtgccggtgccggtgctcatcatcatcatcaccaccatcatcctcaacaacaacagcagcagtagcagcagcagcccagcgggcggccgcggcctccCTCTTGCCGCGGTAGTaggcgtcgcgcgcggcctgctcggcgtcggcgtcgcgctccACGCAGCGCTCACACTTGCCGTGAAAGGTCACCTTGAGCTGGCTGTCGCTTATGCGCCTCTCGCTCGGGCTGTGCGTGCACGGCGTGTCGGTGCAGTGGGCCTTGAGCAGGGAGCTGTGGTAGCAGCGCTCGAACGTGAACCAGTACAGGAAGCAGGGCATGACGAGCGAGACCTGGGGCTCTGGGGGGCAAACTTGTAGTATGCCAGCTCTTGCTGTGTTAGACTAGCTGGTTAACGATCAGCCGGGCGTCTCCGAGGGAGACGAAGAACTCCGTGGCAAGGGTACCGGAAGAACGGTCACTCTTGAACGGACAGAGGAGACGAGGTTGGAGTAGACAGATCTCGCGTAGAGCCGTGGAGGACAGGAAGCACAACAACCGCAAGGCCGGGCAGTGCTGGTGGCGTATGGACGGGGTTTTCTGGTGAAAGGCGTCTAGACTCTTCTCCTGCAGCAGGAGACGTCGTCTTGAGCGAGGGGCCGTACGCCTCGGATTTGCGAGGGCGAGAGACAAGAGGAGAGAAGAGTTTGAAGGTGTCCTGTTTGTCTACCGCCAGGAGCGACGAACACAGCAGGTTTATAACCCAGGGGCGACAGGCGAGGAAATGTTCATGGCCACGCTACCGAGCTTGAAGGTGCAGAGGCGCAACACGCGGCTTGCACGTAGGACACCAAGGCTTGCGCCATGTGAAGCCATCACAGACCGCGCGAGGCTTCTATTGGGAGATGACGTAGACCGTATAAGAACCACCACCCCGTAGGCGTCCAGTGCGATGCGCCAGCTTCATAGGAAACTTCTGGCGCAGTGAGGCTCCCAGTGTGTCCCTGGCAAGAACAGTGACAATTTCCACTAGCTTGAGGTTTACTTGGCGTAGCTCGCCAGACCGTGCTCAAATCCATCCCTAAGTGCGACCACATGCTCATCTAATGCACCAGAAGTCAACCCGAGCAACGACCAGCCTCGCAATACAGACCCGGCCCCCAGGGCGTGCGCCAGCGCAACAATGAGTCAACGAGAGACGGCGGAGGCCCTCGATGACGCGGGCGTGAGTGGACGCCGGACGACGTCGGGGCTGATGCTACGCGAGCAGAGGGACTGCGCAGCGAGTTTCCGATACCCCTCGAAGCTGGCCTGTGGGGGCTCATTTGCCGGACTGATGCTTCCGCTGGGTGCCTTTTCGTTGGAAACGAGACCCTTGGCCTGGACAAAGGCGCTCGAGCGAACATGGTGCGGGTCTCGCTCGTAGTACTTGTCCAGGATGGGGTGGACCATGACGGTCTGGCGGTGGATTGTTAGGATAGAATTTGTCGGCACGTTGACCCAGTTCTCTGTGATAGTCAGGTCAGCAGCAGTCATTGGGAGCAGTCACGGGACGGCACGTAGCTAGCCACCGGCGGGCTTACCTCGCTCAAACGTCAGGGGCTCGCTGGCAACGAGAACAATGTCGGCGCCCCGGTCCTTGCGCTCCATCTGATACTGGCGATCATCTGGGTCGCCTGTTCGCGTGACCCATTGCGTTCCTGACGAATAGTACAGGCTGGCGGCTTCGTCTCTCGAGCTGCTGATGTACCTCGTGCAGATGATGCTGTGACCGTCCGTGACCGCAAAGTTGAGCAGGCTCCTAGTGTCGACGTCTTCGCTCTGCAGAACATCTTGCGGTATCGAGTCCGTCAAGGCGTTTATTTGGGCTATCGTCTGCTCTACCGCCGTGCGCAGGACAGTAGGCCCGAATCCCTTTTCGGGACACGCGCTCGGgtcatggccaaggcgctcgagggtgtcgaggaagagggcaAAGGCCCATTCGCTGTCGGTGCCGCCTTTGACTCCGAGGTACCACTTGTCCGCCAGGCGCGCGCCCAGCTTCCGCTTGATATGCTTCCAgccaccaaggccgccatTGTGCATCCACATCAGGCTTCCGTGGGTGAATGGGTGGCAGTTATCTTCGCTGAGGGAGCCCTCGGTCGTGGCGCGGACATGACCGAAAATCAGGCGTGACGCCGTCTTGGAGGCTATGCGCTGGAGGTTGGTGCAGTTCCAGGCCGGAGTAGTCGAGGTGAAAAGGCAGGGCGCGGATCCCAGCTTGGGGTCGGTGTAGAAGCCGATGCCGAATCCGTCGGCATTGTTCTGGCCACGACGTGTAT from Purpureocillium takamizusanense chromosome 4, complete sequence includes the following:
- the DUG3 gene encoding glutamine amidotransferase subunit (EggNog:ENOG503NWKE~COG:M); protein product: MCRFLVYKGSDEILLSKLILDPTHSILKQSFDSRLRLDTRRGQNNADGFGIGFYTDPKLGSAPCLFTSTTPAWNCTNLQRIASKTASRLIFGHVRATTEGSLSEDNCHPFTHGSLMWMHNGGLGGWKHIKRKLGARLADKWYLGVKGGTDSEWAFALFLDTLERLGHDPSACPEKGFGPTVLRTAVEQTIAQINALTDSIPQDVLQSEDVDTRSLLNFAVTDGHSIICTRYISSSRDEAASLYYSSGTQWVTRTGDPDDRQYQMERKDRGADIVLVASEPLTFERENWVNVPTNSILTIHRQTVMVHPILDKYYERDPHHVRSSAFVQAKGLVSNEKAPSGSISPANEPPQASFEGYRKLAAQSLCSRSISPDVVRRPLTPASSRASAVSR